A section of the Telopea speciosissima isolate NSW1024214 ecotype Mountain lineage chromosome 3, Tspe_v1, whole genome shotgun sequence genome encodes:
- the LOC122655326 gene encoding secreted RxLR effector protein 161-like, whose translation MSQCSGNDAPISKGDKLNKQQCSKNNLERDSMKDKPYTSAMGSLMYAQVRTRPDITFAVSVLKRFQFDAGLAHWIAAKKVMRYLLRTRDFRLVYRSDDRLEVVGYSDSGFSGCIDDMKSTSGYVFLMGGGAVSWKSVKQRIITSSTMQVEFVALFEATKQAVWLRNFITELKVVDSISKPLRLWCDNNSAVIFSKNNKKSNSSKHIEIKYLLVREKVTEGEVDVIHILTEKMVVDPLTKALSVGVFRGHVTSMGLIEYFDIFV comes from the coding sequence ATGTCCCAATGTTCTGGGAATGATGCACCCATCAGCAAAGGGGATAAGTTGAACAAGCAGCAGTGTTCAAAGAATAACCTTGAGAGAGACTCTATGAAGGACAAGCCCTATACTTCAGCCATGGGAAGCTTGATGTATGCACAGGTGCGCACTCGACCTGACATCACATTTGCAGTTAGCGTGCTTAAGAGGTTCCAGTTTGATGCAGGATTGGCTCATTGGATTGCAGCTAAGAAAGTAATGCGATACCTACTGAGGACCAGGGATTTCAGGCTAGTCTATAGAAGCGATGACAGACTTGAAGTGGTTGGATACTCAGATTCAGGTTTCAGTGGTTGTATTGATGACATGAAGTCAACTTCAGGTTATGTCTTCTTGATGGGTGGAGGTGCAGTTTCATGGAAAAGTGTCAAGCAGAGGATCATTACTTCATCTACCATGCAGGTGGAATTTGTGGCATTGTTTGAGGCAACCAAGCAGGCAGTATGGCTGAGAAATTTTATTACAGAACTAAAGGTTGTTGACTCCATCTCGAAACCTTTAAGGCTATGGTGTGACAACAACTCTGCAGTCATCTTttcaaagaacaacaaaaagTCCAACAGCTCAAAGCATATTGAGATAAAGTATCTTCTTGTCAGAGAGAAGGTAACTGAAGGGGAGGTTGATGTTATACACATCCTTACTGAGAAGATGGTGGTTGATCCTCTCACTAAGGCTCTTTCAGTGGGAGTTTTCAGGGGTCATGTTACTAGCATGGGACTTATAGAGTATTTTGATATATTTGTTTAG
- the LOC122655325 gene encoding uncharacterized protein LOC122655325 yields MTDGTTILDHMMKLNKHFQDLEGFGTLFDLDFKIGIIFASLFDADGSFIMNYHMNKVVVKNVSELTNMLVEAESTLKNSKVVALVTEKASQSSKNKNKKRSKKGKKGKSIRVKKG; encoded by the coding sequence ATGACTGATGGCACCACCATCCTGGATCATATGATGAAGCTAAATAAGCACTTCCAGGACCTTGAGGGTTTTGGCACTTTGTTCGAtcttgattttaaaattggCATCATTTTTGCCTCACTCTTTGATGCAGATGGGTCATTCATTATGAATTACCATATGAATAAAGTGGTGGTTAAGAATGTCTCTGAGCTTACTAACATGCTTGTTGAAGCAGAAAGTACACTCAAGAATAGTAAAGTTGTAGCTCTTGTCACTGAGAAAGCTTCTCAGTcttcaaagaacaaaaataagaagagaagtaagaaagggaagaaaggcAAGTCAATCAGAGTGAAAAAGGGATGA